A window of Dorea formicigenerans contains these coding sequences:
- a CDS encoding ABC transporter permease: MTVFKGFLTITKRNLGYVFMYIIIFLTITIAVQKSELTDTDKMFEQTKLDIAVIDHDKSPVSEALTDYLASRHNLIDIPDTKTAIQDNLFYRHVYYVLTIPKDFTQSCKSKTASLTVTKVPGSTSGYYVDSQVNAWVQEMHMLLASGYSAEDATVMLKEAMTEESHVTMLDQNGYGGNIPMHAYMYQYMPYIILSILCYVIITIMMSFNNPEVRSRILCTSISSRKYNLQLALGCTVIGLAVWFLCTLLPIILYGKTFLADTNLTYYLTNSFMMSLSALSLAFFVSTFTDKEQLISAVVNVVSLGMSFLCGVFVSMDILGKSVQKIAQFLPVYWYEVANNLLKSHNTFSGTQIHTLYTCYGIQLLFALAFLSLALIAGRMRRQTA; encoded by the coding sequence ATGACAGTATTTAAAGGATTTTTGACAATTACAAAAAGAAATCTCGGATATGTTTTCATGTATATTATCATTTTTCTCACAATTACAATTGCTGTACAAAAAAGTGAACTTACAGATACCGATAAAATGTTTGAACAGACAAAACTCGACATTGCAGTCATTGACCATGACAAAAGTCCGGTGTCCGAAGCCCTGACCGATTATCTGGCTTCCCGGCACAATCTGATTGATATTCCGGATACCAAAACTGCCATTCAGGATAACCTGTTCTACCGGCACGTTTATTATGTATTGACGATTCCAAAAGATTTCACTCAAAGCTGTAAAAGCAAAACTGCAAGTCTTACCGTCACAAAAGTTCCGGGCAGTACAAGTGGTTACTATGTAGACAGTCAGGTCAATGCATGGGTTCAGGAAATGCATATGCTTCTTGCCTCCGGTTATTCAGCCGAAGATGCCACTGTAATGCTTAAGGAGGCTATGACAGAAGAATCTCATGTAACGATGCTGGATCAGAACGGATATGGTGGAAATATTCCGATGCACGCATACATGTATCAGTATATGCCTTACATTATCCTGTCCATTCTATGCTATGTCATTATAACGATCATGATGTCATTCAACAATCCAGAAGTCCGCTCACGAATACTGTGTACTTCCATTTCCAGCCGGAAGTACAACCTGCAGCTTGCGCTCGGCTGCACAGTCATCGGACTTGCCGTCTGGTTTTTATGCACACTGCTTCCAATCATATTGTATGGAAAAACATTTCTGGCAGACACAAACCTTACATACTATCTGACCAACAGTTTTATGATGTCTCTGTCTGCACTAAGCCTGGCATTCTTTGTCTCCACATTTACAGACAAAGAACAACTGATCAGTGCAGTCGTCAATGTGGTCAGCCTTGGAATGTCCTTCCTGTGCGGAGTCTTCGTCAGTATGGATATCCTCGGAAAAAGTGTACAGAAAATTGCCCAGTTTCTTCCGGTCTACTGGTACGAAGTTGCAAATAACCTGCTGAAAAGCCACAACACATTCAGTGGAACACAGATTCACACCCTGTACACCTGCTACGGCATACAGCTTCTCTTCGCCCTCGCATTCTTAAGTCTCGCCCTCATTGCAGGCCGTATGAGACGTCAGACCGCATAA
- a CDS encoding ABC transporter permease: MCHLIKYRFLQITRNRPMMFWALAFPMILGTLFYISFGNIGISATGDSDWDPVPVAVINKLETKSSGTFFADFLDAMNGSVLDIQDVKNEKDAKKKLENDEILGIYYVKEIPSLTITKNGVSQSILTSLLNTYNQNAHLFKEIARTHPERLTDAVASLQTNGSFITEKSVGGKTLNPTVLYFFALIAYACMSGAYLSIEAVRDTQANLSPLGARRSITPYRKQFLIFIDMLVLIFIHFINVMILTFYVNYILDIDLGNNYLAILATNFMGSLIGICLGLMIGCIGKLTFSAKIGICTSTTLLTGFLSGLMFGNMKDIIEQNAPILNRINPAAVLSDAYYCISVYNDTLRYQRCMITLLIMSVLFLGIAFLGVRRERYDSI; this comes from the coding sequence ATGTGTCATTTAATAAAATATCGTTTTCTACAGATTACAAGGAATCGGCCTATGATGTTCTGGGCACTTGCATTCCCAATGATTCTCGGCACACTGTTCTACATTTCCTTTGGAAATATCGGCATATCTGCCACCGGAGACTCCGACTGGGATCCGGTACCCGTTGCTGTTATCAATAAGCTTGAAACGAAGTCATCCGGTACATTTTTTGCAGATTTCCTTGACGCCATGAACGGTAGCGTTCTAGATATTCAAGACGTAAAGAATGAAAAAGACGCGAAAAAGAAACTGGAAAATGATGAGATTCTTGGAATCTACTATGTAAAAGAGATCCCGTCTCTTACAATCACAAAAAATGGAGTCAGCCAAAGTATTCTGACTTCTCTTTTAAATACTTATAACCAGAATGCACATCTGTTCAAAGAGATTGCCAGAACTCATCCGGAGCGTCTGACTGATGCTGTTGCTTCCTTGCAGACGAATGGCAGTTTCATCACGGAAAAAAGTGTCGGTGGAAAAACATTAAATCCGACTGTATTGTATTTCTTCGCCCTGATTGCCTATGCTTGTATGTCCGGTGCATATCTAAGTATCGAAGCAGTACGTGATACCCAGGCGAACTTAAGTCCCTTAGGAGCCAGACGAAGTATCACCCCTTACCGAAAACAATTTCTTATTTTTATTGATATGTTGGTGCTGATTTTTATACATTTCATAAATGTAATGATTCTGACTTTTTATGTGAACTATATTCTTGACATTGACCTGGGGAATAATTATCTGGCTATCCTTGCCACGAATTTTATGGGAAGCCTCATCGGAATCTGCCTGGGACTCATGATCGGCTGCATCGGGAAACTTACATTTTCAGCAAAAATCGGCATCTGTACCTCCACAACTTTACTGACCGGTTTTTTGTCTGGTCTGATGTTTGGCAATATGAAAGATATAATAGAACAGAATGCCCCTATTCTGAACCGTATCAATCCGGCGGCTGTTTTAAGTGATGCTTACTATTGCATCAGTGTCTACAATGACACGTTACGATACCAGAGATGTATGATCACTCTGCTCATCATGAGTGTTCTTTTCCTTGGTATTGCATTCTTAGGAGTAAGGAGGGAACGTTATGACAGTATTTAA
- a CDS encoding ABC transporter ATP-binding protein gives MIHIENLVKRYGDLIALDHLNLDIKEGEIFGLLGPNGSGKSTAIGCMLALLKYDKGTIQIFGKNMTPDSYDIKKEIGVVMQNVAVFPQMSVRENVDYFCGLYVTDKQKRKKLVDEALDFVGLTEYAKKRPGKLSGGLLRRLNIACGIAHKPKLIIMDEPTVAVDPQSRNRILEGILELNRQGSTIIYTSHYMEEVEQICSRIAIIDHGHVLATGTCEELKNMIKTGETITIEAINLNPETLSEIRTMPNVFELTYEEQVLKIRLSGGKHNLISLLKYLGDHNISFGRVFSELPTLNDVFLEITGKELRD, from the coding sequence ATGATCCATATTGAAAATCTTGTAAAAAGATATGGTGATCTGATCGCACTAGATCACCTGAACCTGGACATTAAAGAAGGGGAGATTTTTGGACTTCTGGGACCAAACGGCTCCGGAAAATCCACCGCGATCGGCTGTATGCTGGCGCTATTGAAATATGACAAAGGTACGATTCAGATTTTTGGCAAAAACATGACCCCGGACAGTTACGATATCAAAAAAGAGATCGGTGTTGTCATGCAAAATGTGGCTGTGTTTCCTCAGATGAGTGTCCGTGAAAATGTAGACTATTTCTGTGGTCTGTATGTAACTGACAAACAAAAGCGTAAAAAGCTGGTGGACGAAGCACTGGATTTTGTGGGACTTACGGAATATGCAAAAAAACGTCCCGGAAAATTGTCCGGCGGTCTTCTTAGAAGACTCAACATTGCCTGCGGTATTGCCCACAAGCCAAAGCTTATCATCATGGACGAACCAACGGTAGCTGTCGATCCACAGAGCCGGAACCGGATCCTGGAAGGAATCTTAGAACTGAACCGTCAGGGATCTACAATCATTTATACTTCCCATTATATGGAAGAAGTTGAACAGATCTGCAGCCGTATTGCAATCATTGATCATGGCCATGTACTTGCGACCGGAACATGTGAAGAGCTGAAAAATATGATCAAAACCGGTGAGACGATCACCATCGAAGCTATAAACCTAAATCCGGAAACACTCTCTGAAATCCGTACGATGCCAAATGTATTTGAACTGACCTATGAAGAACAGGTATTAAAAATCCGCCTAAGTGGAGGAAAACACAATCTGATCAGCCTCTTAAAATACCTGGGTGATCACAACATTTCTTTCGGGCGCGTATTTTCAGAACTTCCAACACTCAACGATGTCTTCTTGGAAATCACGGGAAAAGAACTTCGGGACTAA
- a CDS encoding sensor histidine kinase: MRRMTGQLLLILYSFLFLLLSPADLNFVVGFLVSLICIGMQMFLKDDWERYVLLICILAGSWYCVGICEFLPVLFYGFWTKENRGIMILAVAGGIFTGASGNVNLSHGQMYFLIVGILLSLVLKLKEEAYEELEQEYRKTRDDSKERNLLLQEKNRSLIEKQDYEIYTATLQERNRIAREIHDNVGHLLSRCILIVGAMKIVNEDEKLSSSIEQLEESLNTAMTSVRESVHDLHDDSVNLREVTEELVGEFTFCPVDLSYDMGYDVPREIKYGFIAIVKEALHNIVRHSDASKVKIVMREHPALYQLIVEDNGTVKEPIQSGGVKAVSREYQSGQGMGLRNMSDRVRMLGGMMQIVRKEGFRIFITIPKEVS, from the coding sequence ATGAGAAGAATGACAGGGCAGCTTCTGTTAATTTTATATAGTTTTCTTTTTTTGTTGCTTTCGCCGGCTGACCTGAATTTTGTGGTGGGCTTTCTGGTGTCATTGATCTGTATTGGCATGCAGATGTTCTTAAAAGATGACTGGGAAAGGTATGTTCTGTTAATATGTATTTTAGCCGGAAGTTGGTACTGTGTGGGAATCTGTGAATTCCTGCCGGTTCTTTTTTATGGATTCTGGACGAAAGAGAACCGGGGTATCATGATACTCGCTGTGGCAGGAGGGATATTTACCGGTGCGTCAGGGAATGTGAATCTAAGTCATGGACAAATGTATTTTTTGATAGTTGGAATTTTACTGTCGCTTGTGTTGAAGTTAAAAGAAGAGGCTTATGAGGAGTTGGAACAGGAATACCGGAAAACCCGTGATGACAGTAAGGAAAGGAATCTGCTTTTACAGGAAAAGAATCGCAGCCTGATTGAGAAGCAGGACTATGAAATATATACGGCAACACTTCAGGAGCGAAATCGCATTGCAAGAGAAATTCATGACAATGTGGGACATTTGCTTTCAAGATGCATCCTTATAGTGGGCGCAATGAAGATTGTAAATGAAGACGAAAAACTGTCCTCTTCCATTGAACAATTGGAGGAGTCGTTGAATACAGCCATGACCAGTGTGCGGGAGAGTGTCCACGACCTTCATGATGATTCTGTGAATCTGAGAGAAGTGACAGAAGAACTGGTGGGGGAGTTTACATTTTGCCCGGTAGATTTATCTTATGATATGGGATATGATGTTCCAAGAGAGATTAAATACGGCTTTATCGCAATTGTAAAAGAGGCACTTCACAATATTGTAAGGCACAGTGATGCAAGTAAAGTGAAGATAGTCATGCGGGAGCACCCAGCGCTTTATCAGCTGATCGTGGAGGATAATGGGACTGTGAAAGAACCAATACAAAGTGGCGGAGTAAAAGCTGTATCCAGAGAATATCAGTCTGGACAGGGTATGGGACTTCGCAATATGAGCGACCGCGTCCGGATGCTTGGAGGCATGATGCAAATTGTAAGAAAAGAGGGATTTCGTATTTTTATTACGATCCCCAAGGAGGTATCTTAA
- a CDS encoding response regulator encodes MRIVIADDDMLVSGALRTILEKDQDIEVQGIASNGKEAIELYRKYEPDVLLMDIRMSPMSGLEASEEILKEKPEAKILLLTTFSDDEYIVKALKCGVKGYLLKQDYASILPAIRAVCTGQTVFGTQIISRLPELLERKSAFDYATYEITEKERAVMKLVADGKSNKEIAGEMFLSEGTIRNYISGILDKLNLRDRTQLAVFYLRNCT; translated from the coding sequence ATGAGAATCGTGATTGCAGATGATGATATGCTTGTATCAGGGGCACTTAGGACGATTCTGGAAAAAGATCAGGATATAGAAGTTCAGGGTATTGCCTCAAATGGGAAGGAAGCTATAGAACTTTACCGGAAATATGAGCCGGATGTGCTGCTGATGGATATCCGCATGAGTCCAATGAGCGGTCTGGAGGCATCGGAAGAGATTTTAAAAGAAAAACCAGAGGCAAAGATATTGCTCCTTACAACATTTTCTGATGACGAGTATATTGTAAAAGCGTTGAAATGTGGTGTGAAAGGATATCTTTTAAAACAGGATTATGCAAGTATTCTGCCGGCAATTCGGGCAGTGTGCACGGGGCAGACGGTGTTCGGAACTCAGATCATATCTAGACTGCCGGAACTTTTAGAGCGAAAGAGTGCTTTTGATTATGCGACTTATGAGATTACAGAAAAAGAACGCGCTGTTATGAAGCTTGTGGCAGACGGAAAGAGCAATAAAGAAATTGCAGGGGAAATGTTTTTAAGCGAGGGAACGATCCGAAATTATATCAGTGGGATTTTGGATAAATTGAATTTAAGAGACCGTACACAGCTTGCAGTTTTTTATCTCAGAAATTGCACATAA
- a CDS encoding iron-containing alcohol dehydrogenase, whose product MQSFVQYTPTKVVFGKDTQKEAGKLVSELGITKVFLVYGGGSVIRSGLLDEIKKSLDEEHISYEELGGVKPNPRLSFARKGVEKAIAFGAELILAVGGGSAIDTAKGIAIGAANPGTDIWEFWKNKKELKKALPVGTVLTISAAGSEMSNSAVLTDEETQDKSGIGSDLIRPKFAIMNPKLTYTLPKYQLTCGIVDIFMHTIERYFTPVHGNELTDEIAEGLMRTLIRNAAKAYENQEDYDAMSEIMWCGSISHNGITGLGRPKDFLCHKLGHQLGAKFDEAHGATLSAVWGSWARYVYHLDEERFANYGRKVWNIDEENDEKTAVAAIEKTEEFFRSLHMPTCLGDMKMGVQPDEVLKEMAGKATAGDTMKVGAFQKMGEKELYEIYKKANHR is encoded by the coding sequence ATGCAGAGTTTTGTACAGTATACCCCGACGAAAGTTGTATTTGGAAAAGACACGCAAAAAGAAGCTGGAAAGCTGGTCAGTGAATTGGGGATAACGAAGGTATTTCTTGTATATGGCGGTGGAAGTGTTATAAGAAGTGGGCTTCTCGATGAAATTAAGAAATCTCTTGATGAAGAACACATTTCTTATGAGGAACTTGGCGGTGTAAAACCGAATCCGCGTCTGTCCTTTGCAAGAAAAGGAGTTGAAAAAGCGATTGCTTTTGGAGCAGAACTGATTCTTGCAGTAGGCGGTGGAAGTGCAATCGATACAGCAAAAGGAATTGCGATAGGTGCTGCAAATCCGGGCACAGATATCTGGGAGTTCTGGAAGAATAAAAAAGAATTAAAGAAGGCACTTCCGGTAGGAACCGTTTTGACAATTTCAGCAGCCGGAAGTGAGATGAGTAATTCTGCGGTACTGACAGATGAAGAGACGCAGGATAAATCTGGAATCGGAAGCGATCTGATTCGTCCAAAATTTGCAATTATGAATCCAAAGCTGACATACACACTTCCGAAATATCAGCTTACTTGCGGAATTGTAGATATTTTTATGCATACAATTGAACGTTATTTCACACCGGTACATGGAAATGAACTGACAGATGAGATTGCAGAAGGACTGATGCGTACATTGATCCGGAATGCAGCAAAGGCATATGAGAATCAAGAAGATTATGATGCCATGAGTGAAATCATGTGGTGCGGAAGTATTTCCCATAATGGAATTACCGGACTTGGAAGACCAAAGGATTTTCTGTGCCATAAGCTGGGACATCAGCTTGGTGCAAAATTTGACGAAGCCCACGGTGCAACATTATCTGCAGTCTGGGGAAGCTGGGCGAGATACGTCTATCATCTGGACGAGGAAAGATTTGCAAATTACGGAAGAAAAGTATGGAACATTGATGAGGAAAATGATGAAAAAACGGCTGTGGCAGCGATTGAGAAAACCGAAGAATTCTTCCGGTCTTTGCATATGCCGACTTGTCTGGGAGATATGAAAATGGGTGTACAGCCGGATGAAGTATTAAAAGAAATGGCTGGCAAGGCGACTGCAGGAGATACCATGAAAGTGGGCGCTTTCCAGAAAATGGGGGAAAAAGAGTTATATGAGATTTATAAAAAGGCAAACCACAGATAA
- a CDS encoding MATE family efflux transporter encodes MRFIKRQTTDNLNIDWHAFYKNVFALIIPMALQNLINVGVTAVDVMMLGRVGEKVLSGSSLAGQIQFIMMLIFFGITSGATVLTAQYWGKKDIRTIEKILGMGLTISLAIAVIFMTLALTIPGPLMRIFTSDPEVIAEGVKYLRIVGISYLFIAVTQVYLNIMRSIERVMIATFVYFMSLVVNAIINAILIFGLLGFPALGIQGAAIGTLCARMTETLIVLIYAHFMNQDVKIRPRFMIQIDRVLAKDYLIYAMPVVLNEMMWGLGVSANTAVIGHLGSAAVASNSVAQVARQLAQVVVFGIANATAVYLGKTIGERKFDYAKAYAKRFIRLALIMGCCGACVILICAPIANTFLVLSPEAKEYLYMMFGVMSYFVIAQAVNTTLVVGVFRSGGDTRFGLILDVSTMWGFSILLGAVAAFFLHASVPVVYILLMSDELVKLPLTLKRYRSYKWLKDVTRNNLEI; translated from the coding sequence ATGAGATTTATAAAAAGGCAAACCACAGATAATCTAAATATTGACTGGCATGCATTTTACAAAAATGTATTTGCCTTAATTATTCCGATGGCACTCCAGAATCTGATCAACGTCGGAGTGACTGCAGTTGATGTTATGATGCTTGGAAGAGTGGGAGAAAAAGTGTTGTCTGGTTCTTCGCTGGCAGGACAGATCCAGTTTATTATGATGCTGATTTTTTTCGGCATCACATCTGGAGCAACAGTACTGACAGCGCAGTACTGGGGAAAGAAAGATATCAGAACTATTGAGAAGATTCTTGGTATGGGACTTACAATCTCACTTGCAATTGCGGTAATTTTTATGACATTGGCCTTGACTATTCCGGGTCCTTTGATGCGTATTTTTACATCGGATCCGGAAGTAATTGCAGAGGGAGTGAAATACTTACGGATTGTTGGAATATCTTATCTTTTCATAGCGGTAACGCAGGTTTATCTGAATATTATGAGAAGTATTGAACGGGTGATGATTGCTACTTTTGTATATTTTATGTCTTTGGTTGTCAATGCAATTATTAATGCAATTTTGATTTTTGGACTTCTTGGATTTCCGGCACTTGGAATACAAGGAGCTGCAATCGGCACATTATGTGCCAGAATGACAGAGACATTGATCGTGCTTATTTATGCACATTTCATGAATCAGGATGTGAAAATTCGTCCTCGATTTATGATACAGATTGACAGGGTACTTGCAAAAGATTATCTAATCTATGCCATGCCGGTTGTGTTAAATGAAATGATGTGGGGACTTGGAGTTTCTGCGAATACTGCTGTCATCGGTCATCTTGGGAGTGCGGCGGTTGCATCAAATTCAGTTGCACAAGTAGCGAGACAGCTTGCCCAGGTCGTTGTATTTGGAATTGCAAATGCGACAGCCGTCTATCTGGGTAAGACGATCGGGGAGCGTAAATTCGATTATGCGAAGGCTTATGCAAAAAGATTTATTCGGCTGGCACTTATTATGGGCTGTTGTGGTGCATGTGTAATTTTAATCTGTGCTCCGATTGCAAATACATTTCTTGTATTATCGCCTGAGGCAAAAGAATATCTTTATATGATGTTTGGCGTCATGTCTTATTTTGTCATTGCACAGGCAGTCAACACAACATTGGTAGTAGGTGTATTTCGTTCAGGAGGAGATACGAGATTCGGATTAATTTTGGATGTGTCTACGATGTGGGGATTTTCTATATTACTGGGTGCAGTCGCAGCATTTTTCTTACACGCAAGTGTACCGGTCGTTTATATACTTCTGATGAGTGATGAGCTGGTGAAATTACCGCTTACGCTAAAGCGGTACCGCAGTTACAAATGGCTCAAAGATGTCACGAGGAATAACCTGGAAATTTAA
- a CDS encoding RidA family protein: MKVIATEKAPAAIGPYSQAYVNNGVLYTSGQLGINPETGNLGGDTIEEQAEWSCKNVGEILKAAGTDYEHVLKTTCFLSDIADFGAFNEVYAKYFTSKPARSCFAVKDLPKGALCEIEVIAAVEE; the protein is encoded by the coding sequence ATGAAAGTAATCGCAACAGAAAAAGCACCGGCAGCAATCGGACCATATTCACAGGCATATGTTAATAACGGAGTTCTTTATACATCCGGACAGCTTGGAATTAATCCTGAGACAGGAAATCTTGGCGGAGATACAATCGAAGAGCAGGCTGAGTGGTCTTGCAAGAATGTAGGAGAGATTTTAAAAGCAGCAGGTACAGATTACGAGCATGTACTTAAAACAACATGTTTCCTGTCTGATATTGCTGATTTCGGAGCATTCAATGAAGTTTATGCAAAATATTTCACATCTAAACCGGCAAGAAGCTGTTTTGCAGTGAAAGATCTCCCTAAGGGAGCACTCTGCGAGATCGAAGTAATCGCAGCAGTAGAAGAGTAA
- a CDS encoding Mrp/NBP35 family ATP-binding protein has product MSENQKGCSPSDCQGCAHAGTCNSKPQDFHKPANAKSHIRNVIAVVSGKGGVGKSMVTASLARMMREQGFSVGILDADITGPSIPKMYGIHDTAKGSDDGIFPEIAKDGTKIMSVNLLLPNESDPVIWRAPIITSVVTQFWTDVIWGDLDYLFVDMPPGTGDVPLTVFQSLPVNGAVIVTSPQDLVRMIVEKAYKMVRQMNIPVLGIVENYSYLTCPDCGKKISVFGESHIDEVAAELGIPVLGKMPIDPALSEMVENEKFYEVSNEYLADAVNKI; this is encoded by the coding sequence ATGTCAGAGAATCAGAAAGGATGCTCACCATCCGATTGCCAGGGGTGTGCACATGCAGGGACTTGTAATAGTAAACCGCAGGATTTTCATAAACCGGCGAATGCAAAATCACACATTCGTAATGTGATCGCAGTTGTCAGTGGAAAGGGCGGAGTCGGAAAATCGATGGTAACTGCATCATTGGCAAGAATGATGAGAGAACAAGGATTTTCTGTAGGAATTCTGGATGCAGATATTACAGGACCGTCTATTCCGAAGATGTATGGAATCCATGATACAGCAAAAGGAAGCGATGATGGAATCTTTCCGGAGATTGCAAAAGACGGAACAAAGATTATGTCTGTCAACCTGCTTTTACCGAATGAATCGGATCCGGTAATCTGGAGAGCACCGATTATTACAAGTGTTGTGACGCAGTTCTGGACAGATGTTATCTGGGGAGATCTGGATTATCTCTTTGTGGATATGCCACCTGGAACTGGTGATGTTCCACTTACAGTATTCCAGTCACTTCCGGTGAATGGAGCAGTGATCGTAACATCTCCACAGGATCTTGTGCGTATGATTGTAGAGAAAGCTTACAAGATGGTAAGACAGATGAATATTCCAGTGCTCGGAATCGTAGAGAATTACAGTTATCTGACTTGCCCGGATTGTGGAAAGAAGATTTCCGTATTTGGAGAAAGCCATATCGATGAAGTGGCAGCTGAGTTAGGTATTCCGGTTCTTGGTAAGATGCCGATTGATCCGGCTCTTTCTGAGATGGTAGAGAATGAGAAGTTCTATGAAGTTTCGAATGAGTACCTGGCAGATGCAGTAAATAAAATATAA
- a CDS encoding putative DNA modification/repair radical SAM protein encodes MKIQNPMSIYEKLNILSDAAKYDVACTSSGTKRKGDGSGMGNCTQCGICHSFSTDGRCISLLKILFTNECIFDCKYCVNRRSNDVVRTSFTPDEVCTLTMEFYRRNYIEGLFLSSGILVSPDYTMELICATLYKLRKECNFQGYIHVKAIPGASQELIQKAGFLADRMSVNLELPTAEGLKLLAPHKSRKNILAPMRLIQEGRNENSRELSLYRQAPRFVPAGQSTQMIIGATLESDYQIMKVTESLYKKFELKRVFYSAFVHVNEDKALPARTDDGPPLLREHRLYQADWLLRYYHFRADELLSEEEPNFNVLFDPKCNWALKHLEYFPVEINRADYEMLLRVPGLGYKSATRIVKARRLGTLDFADLKKLGVVLKRAVYFITCNGKTMYPLRIEEESIARNLLDSREKLPQEVRNLGYRQLSLFDDVRFRENFYEKDLCV; translated from the coding sequence ATGAAGATACAGAATCCCATGTCTATCTATGAAAAATTAAATATTTTATCGGATGCAGCAAAGTATGATGTGGCGTGTACTTCCAGTGGAACGAAGAGAAAAGGTGATGGTTCCGGAATGGGAAACTGTACACAGTGTGGAATCTGCCACAGTTTTTCTACAGATGGCAGATGTATTTCACTTTTAAAAATTCTGTTTACGAATGAATGCATTTTTGACTGTAAGTACTGCGTGAACAGAAGAAGTAATGATGTAGTGAGGACTTCTTTTACACCTGATGAAGTTTGTACGCTTACAATGGAATTCTATCGGAGAAATTATATTGAAGGACTATTTTTAAGTTCCGGCATTCTGGTAAGTCCGGATTATACGATGGAGTTAATCTGTGCAACACTTTATAAGCTGAGAAAAGAGTGTAATTTTCAGGGATATATTCATGTGAAAGCCATTCCTGGAGCAAGTCAGGAACTGATTCAAAAAGCAGGATTTCTGGCGGACAGAATGAGTGTGAATCTGGAACTTCCGACAGCAGAAGGATTGAAACTATTGGCACCGCATAAATCCAGAAAGAATATCCTCGCACCGATGAGGCTCATCCAAGAAGGGAGGAATGAAAATAGCCGTGAACTGTCATTATACCGTCAGGCACCGAGATTTGTACCGGCAGGGCAGAGTACCCAGATGATTATCGGAGCAACTTTGGAATCGGATTATCAGATTATGAAGGTGACAGAGAGCCTGTATAAGAAGTTTGAACTGAAACGAGTGTTTTATTCTGCATTCGTACATGTGAATGAAGATAAAGCACTTCCGGCAAGGACAGATGACGGACCGCCGCTTCTCCGGGAACATCGGCTTTATCAGGCAGACTGGCTGCTTCGTTATTATCATTTTCGGGCAGATGAATTACTGTCGGAGGAGGAACCTAATTTTAATGTTCTGTTTGATCCGAAGTGTAACTGGGCGCTGAAGCATCTGGAGTATTTTCCTGTGGAGATCAACAGGGCAGACTATGAGATGCTGCTCCGTGTACCGGGTCTTGGATATAAATCAGCAACAAGAATTGTGAAAGCGAGAAGGCTTGGAACGCTGGATTTTGCAGATCTTAAGAAACTTGGAGTGGTACTGAAACGGGCGGTGTATTTTATTACCTGTAATGGGAAGACAATGTATCCGCTCAGGATAGAAGAGGAATCCATAGCCAGAAATCTTCTGGATTCCAGAGAAAAACTGCCACAGGAGGTGAGAAATCTCGGTTACAGACAGCTTTCATTATTTGATGATGTCAGGTTCCGGGAGAATTTCTATGAAAAAGATTTATGTGTGTAA